A genome region from Chengkuizengella sp. SCS-71B includes the following:
- the nagB gene encoding glucosamine-6-phosphate deaminase has protein sequence MEVITVTDYNEMSIQAAEYIISKVRSSNSINLGLATGGTPLGLYKYMVLDFQKNTTDYRHVISFNLDEYVGLSEVYPNSYHYYMKENLFNHINILDSNVHLPNGNGASLQKECALYDKLIKECGGIDVQVLGIGQNGHIGFNEPGTSFGTKTHVVKLTESTRQANKHNFDNLDEVPTHAITMGIQSIMNSREILLLASGTEKSTAIYKLLQGDLNEQFPASVLQLHPNVTIIVDEQSLSSGISI, from the coding sequence GTGGAAGTCATTACCGTAACGGATTATAATGAAATGAGTATACAAGCAGCAGAGTATATCATCTCAAAAGTAAGATCAAGTAACAGTATTAATTTAGGTTTAGCAACGGGAGGGACACCATTAGGTTTATATAAATACATGGTTTTAGATTTTCAAAAGAATACAACAGATTATCGACATGTCATCAGTTTTAACTTAGATGAATATGTCGGGCTTTCAGAAGTTTACCCTAATAGTTATCACTATTACATGAAAGAAAATTTGTTTAACCATATTAATATATTGGATTCAAATGTCCACCTGCCAAATGGAAATGGAGCTTCTTTACAGAAAGAATGTGCTCTTTATGATAAATTAATAAAAGAGTGTGGAGGGATTGATGTTCAGGTTTTGGGTATTGGACAAAATGGGCACATTGGATTTAACGAACCTGGCACATCATTTGGTACGAAAACACACGTTGTAAAACTTACCGAATCTACACGACAAGCAAATAAACATAATTTTGATAACTTGGATGAAGTACCTACACATGCGATTACGATGGGGATACAGTCTATAATGAACAGTAGGGAAATTCTTTTACTAGCATCAGGTACTGAGAAAAGTACAGCGATTTATAAATTATTGCAAGGTGATTTAAATGAGCAATTTCCAGCATCTGTTTTACAATTACATCCGAACGTGACAATCATTGTAGACGAACAGTCACTTTCCTCAGGTATTTCAATATAG
- the speE gene encoding polyamine aminopropyltransferase — protein sequence MELWYTEKQTEHFGITAKITQTLVEEQTDFQHLAIIDTIEFGRMLVLDGMVMTTNKDEFVYHEMVAHPVLHTHPNPKHVLVVGGGDGGVIREVLKHPEVEKAVLVEIDGKVIEYSKKYLPEIAGELDNPRVEVIVNDGYMHIHENKNTYDVIMVDSTEPVGPAVQLFEKGFYQGIYDALKEDGIFVAQTDNPWFKGDLIQKVNQDVKEIFPIVKVYQANIPTYPSGLWTFTMGSKTVDPLNIDENNIPELPTKYYTPRLHKAAFALPRFVEDLVNPK from the coding sequence ATGGAGTTATGGTATACGGAAAAACAAACAGAGCACTTTGGAATTACAGCAAAAATTACACAAACTTTAGTGGAGGAACAGACAGATTTCCAACACTTAGCGATTATAGATACGATAGAATTTGGACGTATGTTAGTTTTAGACGGTATGGTTATGACTACAAACAAAGATGAATTTGTTTATCACGAAATGGTTGCACATCCAGTTTTACATACACATCCAAACCCTAAGCATGTACTTGTAGTAGGCGGGGGAGATGGAGGAGTTATTCGAGAGGTTCTAAAACACCCAGAAGTAGAAAAGGCAGTATTGGTTGAAATTGATGGGAAAGTCATCGAATACTCTAAAAAATATTTACCTGAAATTGCGGGTGAATTAGATAATCCTCGTGTAGAAGTTATTGTAAACGATGGTTACATGCACATCCATGAAAATAAAAATACGTATGATGTGATCATGGTGGATTCAACAGAGCCAGTAGGACCTGCAGTCCAATTATTTGAAAAAGGGTTTTATCAAGGTATTTATGATGCATTAAAAGAAGACGGGATTTTTGTCGCCCAAACAGATAACCCATGGTTTAAAGGCGATTTGATTCAAAAAGTGAATCAAGATGTGAAAGAAATTTTCCCGATTGTAAAAGTATATCAAGCGAATATTCCCACGTATCCAAGTGGATTGTGGACTTTTACGATGGGTAGTAAAACCGTTGATCCTTTAAATATAGATGAAAATAATATCCCTGAATTGCCAACAAAATATTATACGCCAAGATTACACAAGGCTGCCTTTGCTTTGCCTAGATTTGTTGAAGATTTAGTCAACCCTAAATAA
- a CDS encoding PBP1A family penicillin-binding protein, whose translation MIKKLTSILFSLFVICTISFVVFLIYLRAQPLPATSIPQTSHVYDLQGQVIDRFYIGENREVVSLDDISTYVIQATLAVEDHRYFDHFGFDLKGVTRAAIVNLQNMDKEQGASTITQQLARNLYLTHEKTWTRKMKEAIYTIQLEMKYSKKEILELYLNEIYYGHATYGIQAASQHYFNKDAKDLTLAESTLIAGIPKGPAYYSPFLDYENSKSRQYIVLQAMVNSGLISDQEADVAYQETLNFNSNEQDNKAFAPYFVDYVRKLAIEKTNINEEDFNQGGYQIYTTLDTNAQKIAEEIVVEKMKGKDELQVALISIDPRNGYVKALVGGSNYEKNQYNRVFANTRQPGSAFKPILYLTALQLNELSAVSQFKSEPTAFSYDDGKKSYMPSNFGDKYPHDYIDLRQAIAESDNIYAVHTIMQIGAENVISTARTLGVTSPMQPLPSLALGTYPVSPFEMAYAFGTIANQGIKAEPIAILKIEDAFGNTLYEAEPQAKQVIEPAYTYIMTNLMKGIFDSGGTGNRVSNILKRPVAAKTGTTNTDAWMVGFTPELSTAVWIGYDKDLTISPVESMLASPIFAEYTERTLEAIPPKLFPVPDEVVSVYVDVKSGKLATEDCPDSRLETFVRGTEPTEYCSIHSLNDSDLDPATQQEDVESGESSWWNDLKRWWNN comes from the coding sequence ATGATAAAAAAACTGACATCCATTCTATTTTCATTATTTGTCATTTGCACGATTAGTTTTGTTGTGTTCCTGATCTATTTGAGAGCCCAGCCACTCCCAGCTACGAGTATACCTCAAACGTCTCATGTATATGATCTACAAGGACAAGTTATTGACCGTTTTTATATAGGTGAGAATCGAGAAGTTGTATCACTTGATGACATCTCCACTTATGTCATCCAAGCTACGTTAGCTGTTGAAGACCATCGTTACTTTGATCACTTTGGTTTTGATTTAAAAGGAGTCACACGTGCAGCGATTGTTAATTTACAAAACATGGATAAAGAACAGGGAGCTAGCACAATTACTCAGCAGCTTGCAAGAAACTTATATTTAACACATGAAAAAACTTGGACTAGAAAAATGAAAGAAGCTATTTATACGATTCAATTAGAGATGAAATATAGTAAAAAAGAGATTTTGGAATTATATTTAAATGAAATTTATTATGGACATGCCACATACGGAATTCAAGCCGCTTCACAACACTATTTCAATAAAGATGCCAAGGATTTAACCTTAGCTGAAAGTACACTCATTGCTGGAATTCCTAAGGGACCAGCCTACTATTCACCTTTCTTAGATTATGAAAACTCTAAAAGTAGACAATATATTGTATTACAAGCCATGGTCAATTCAGGCTTAATTTCTGATCAAGAAGCAGACGTTGCTTATCAAGAGACGTTAAATTTCAACTCGAATGAACAAGATAATAAAGCCTTTGCACCTTATTTTGTAGACTATGTTCGCAAACTAGCAATAGAGAAAACAAATATAAATGAAGAGGACTTTAATCAAGGTGGTTATCAAATCTATACAACCTTGGATACAAACGCTCAAAAAATAGCTGAAGAAATCGTTGTGGAAAAGATGAAGGGCAAAGACGAATTGCAAGTTGCTTTAATCTCAATTGATCCAAGAAACGGGTATGTAAAAGCTTTGGTTGGCGGCTCAAATTATGAAAAAAATCAATATAATCGAGTGTTTGCTAATACTCGTCAACCTGGTTCAGCCTTTAAGCCTATTTTATATTTAACTGCACTTCAGTTAAATGAACTGTCTGCAGTTTCACAATTCAAAAGTGAACCTACAGCATTCTCCTATGATGATGGGAAAAAATCATACATGCCTAGTAATTTTGGAGACAAATACCCACATGATTATATAGACCTGCGTCAAGCAATCGCAGAATCTGATAATATTTATGCTGTTCATACAATCATGCAGATTGGTGCAGAAAATGTCATTTCTACTGCTCGTACATTAGGAGTTACCAGTCCAATGCAGCCATTGCCTTCTTTAGCATTAGGCACTTATCCTGTAAGTCCATTTGAAATGGCGTACGCTTTTGGTACGATTGCAAATCAAGGAATAAAAGCAGAACCGATTGCCATTCTAAAAATCGAAGATGCTTTTGGAAATACCCTTTATGAAGCTGAACCTCAAGCAAAACAAGTTATAGAGCCTGCATACACTTATATCATGACCAATTTGATGAAAGGCATTTTTGATTCTGGTGGGACAGGCAATCGCGTATCCAACATACTCAAAAGACCTGTCGCTGCAAAAACAGGGACAACAAATACAGATGCTTGGATGGTTGGTTTTACTCCTGAGCTTTCCACTGCAGTTTGGATCGGTTATGATAAAGATTTAACAATTAGTCCAGTAGAATCTATGCTGGCTTCTCCTATTTTTGCTGAATATACAGAAAGAACGCTTGAAGCCATTCCACCAAAACTTTTCCCAGTCCCTGATGAAGTTGTGAGTGTATATGTAGATGTAAAATCAGGTAAGTTAGCCACTGAGGATTGTCCTGATTCTCGATTGGAAACTTTCGTTAGAGGCACGGAGCCTACAGAATATTGTTCAATCCATTCTTTAAACGATTCTGATCTTGATCCAGCAACTCAGCAGGAGGATGTGGAAAGTGGAGAGTCATCATGGTGGAACGACTTGAAACGCTGGTGGAATAACTAA
- a CDS encoding DUF1934 domain-containing protein yields MSERNKVSLRIESNSHEQQIVQNVSGEYFQKGDTVYYRYEEPDQNMGRTNTTIKIKGNEIRVVRHGDTKSEQSFQLNSLQPGYYHTATGKMNISNKATEINIELNQGYGQISWSYELYLDDEHAGDFKIKIYIKEETVS; encoded by the coding sequence ATGTCAGAAAGGAATAAAGTCTCACTAAGAATTGAAAGTAATAGTCATGAACAACAAATCGTTCAAAATGTATCAGGGGAATATTTTCAAAAGGGTGACACCGTATATTATCGTTACGAAGAACCAGATCAAAACATGGGTAGAACCAATACAACGATAAAAATTAAAGGAAATGAGATTCGAGTTGTCCGGCATGGGGATACTAAATCGGAGCAATCATTTCAACTTAATAGTTTACAGCCAGGTTATTATCATACTGCAACAGGGAAAATGAACATATCAAATAAAGCAACGGAAATAAATATTGAATTGAATCAAGGGTATGGACAAATCTCTTGGTCCTATGAATTATATTTAGATGATGAACATGCAGGGGATTTTAAAATAAAGATTTATATAAAGGAGGAGACTGTATCGTGA
- a CDS encoding M1 family metallopeptidase, which translates to MLQKKFFGNVLIFITGLSIIFLLFITLWNTIQFNHENERSVATVLDENASLEKQAEFIQLDYPEDSKPLSSRIVHYNIDVKLDEENKKLLGSQKITWINPGEQPVNEIYFHLYPNAFQSKKTSFNIESGGSLRNDKMKKDSFGSMSIHNIRLNNGKDLSQQTFFIQPDDKNPNDYTLMGLKLPQSVLPGEEITLHMRFTVHLPYVFARMGYAGDFVMAGQWFPKVAAYEVSGVRGRSKEGWNLHQYHGNSEFYANFGTYDVNIKVPSNYIVAATGIEIDKSETTIDHTSNQSIIAEKNLEENNKDTTYHFKAADVHDFAWSASPQFKVIEEFYRSENIKGVNIKLYLDPLHIDLKERYLYAAKSALNNFTNWYGQYPYPTLSIVVPPDGANGAGGMEYPTLVTAWSASEKEKDSSLERVIIHEIGHQFWYGMVASNEFEEAWLDEAFTSYAEDKVMEKEYGIRSINHYEASYVSSPAPLKQNAWEYEYKNEYAQNVYVRGKLVLRDIEHIIGTAQMNKVLKTYFQRWKFKHPSTEDFQAVLEDVTAQDWDQYFNTFIYDNKMVDYAVQSININKITNQEQTLYKHQVLIQKNGASHHKPLSILFTFEDGTSIEKTWDGIEKHKMFTFHHTSVLNWIAIDPEHTMILENKHINNFKKTSINSETKTRWNLVLIQWIEAILNAKMW; encoded by the coding sequence ATGTTGCAAAAGAAATTTTTTGGAAATGTATTAATTTTTATAACCGGTTTATCGATTATCTTTTTATTATTCATCACGCTTTGGAACACCATCCAATTCAACCATGAAAATGAAAGAAGTGTTGCGACTGTTTTAGATGAGAATGCCTCCCTCGAGAAACAAGCTGAATTTATACAATTAGATTATCCAGAAGATTCAAAACCTCTAAGTTCACGGATCGTGCATTACAACATTGATGTAAAGCTAGATGAAGAAAATAAAAAGTTGCTTGGTTCTCAAAAAATAACTTGGATTAACCCAGGAGAACAGCCTGTGAATGAAATCTATTTTCACTTATATCCGAATGCATTTCAATCCAAAAAAACCAGCTTCAATATTGAGTCAGGTGGGAGTTTAAGAAACGATAAAATGAAAAAAGATAGTTTTGGAAGTATGTCTATACATAACATAAGGTTAAATAATGGGAAGGACTTGTCACAGCAAACTTTTTTTATTCAACCTGATGACAAAAATCCAAATGATTATACATTGATGGGATTGAAACTCCCACAATCTGTTTTACCTGGTGAAGAAATCACACTTCATATGAGATTTACCGTCCACTTGCCTTATGTTTTTGCAAGGATGGGATATGCTGGAGATTTCGTTATGGCTGGGCAGTGGTTCCCGAAAGTTGCAGCTTACGAAGTGTCTGGGGTGCGTGGTAGAAGTAAAGAGGGATGGAATTTGCACCAATACCATGGCAATTCAGAGTTTTATGCTAATTTTGGTACTTATGATGTAAACATCAAAGTTCCATCGAATTACATTGTAGCTGCAACAGGAATAGAGATAGACAAATCTGAAACTACAATTGATCATACGTCAAATCAATCCATAATAGCAGAGAAAAATTTAGAGGAAAATAACAAGGATACAACTTATCACTTTAAAGCCGCAGATGTCCATGACTTTGCATGGTCTGCTTCTCCTCAATTTAAGGTCATAGAGGAATTCTATCGTTCAGAAAATATAAAGGGGGTTAACATTAAATTATACTTAGATCCTCTTCATATCGACTTAAAAGAACGCTACTTATATGCTGCTAAATCCGCCTTAAACAACTTCACAAATTGGTATGGTCAATATCCTTACCCTACTTTATCTATCGTTGTTCCTCCAGATGGGGCAAATGGGGCTGGTGGCATGGAATACCCTACTTTAGTAACCGCTTGGTCTGCTTCTGAAAAGGAAAAAGATAGTTCGTTAGAAAGAGTCATTATACACGAAATTGGACATCAATTCTGGTATGGTATGGTCGCTTCAAATGAATTTGAAGAAGCTTGGTTAGACGAAGCTTTCACCTCTTATGCTGAGGATAAAGTAATGGAAAAAGAGTATGGAATACGGTCAATAAACCATTATGAAGCTAGTTATGTATCGTCTCCTGCACCCCTTAAGCAAAACGCCTGGGAATACGAATATAAAAATGAATACGCCCAAAACGTGTATGTTAGAGGGAAGTTAGTGTTACGTGATATTGAGCATATCATAGGCACAGCTCAAATGAACAAAGTATTAAAAACATACTTCCAACGATGGAAATTCAAGCATCCCTCTACCGAAGATTTCCAAGCTGTATTAGAAGACGTCACTGCTCAAGATTGGGATCAGTATTTCAATACTTTTATTTATGACAATAAAATGGTTGATTATGCAGTACAATCGATTAACATCAACAAGATCACTAATCAAGAACAAACGTTATATAAACATCAAGTGCTGATACAAAAAAATGGGGCATCACACCATAAACCTCTATCCATTCTATTCACTTTTGAGGATGGAACTTCCATAGAAAAAACTTGGGATGGAATTGAGAAACATAAAATGTTTACGTTTCATCATACATCCGTCTTAAATTGGATTGCCATTGATCCTGAGCATACGATGATTTTAGAAAATAAACATATTAACAACTTTAAAAAAACTTCTATAAATTCAGAAACAAAAACAAGATGGAATTTAGTTTTGATCCAATGGATTGAAGCAATATTAAACGCCAAGATGTGGTGA
- a CDS encoding GntR family transcriptional regulator has translation MINKNSPLPIYYQLAELIKGKIVNGDIQAGDLIPSERQFSEQFDISRMTVRQAINNLVNEGYLYRHKGKGTYVTSKKLEHKFVGELTSFTEDMKQEGYEPSSQWIHFEKIEASKEVANYLKVEPNEPVYEMKRVRLADQVPIAIETVYMSAQLIPNLTQQQMEQQSLYQYIEKQYGVNIVDGVQTIESTIASEQEVIFLKVPEGAPILRMQQQTFLEGKTPLEFVISSYRADRYKFTIEIRRTF, from the coding sequence ATGATTAATAAAAATTCCCCACTACCTATTTATTATCAACTCGCCGAACTGATTAAAGGTAAGATAGTGAATGGAGATATACAAGCAGGGGACTTGATTCCTTCTGAACGTCAATTTTCAGAACAGTTTGATATCAGTCGCATGACAGTTAGACAAGCCATTAATAATCTGGTGAATGAGGGCTATTTGTATAGACATAAAGGAAAAGGTACATATGTAACAAGCAAAAAACTTGAACATAAATTTGTTGGTGAATTAACGAGTTTTACAGAGGATATGAAACAAGAAGGGTATGAGCCTAGTAGCCAATGGATTCATTTTGAGAAAATTGAAGCTTCTAAAGAAGTCGCCAACTATTTAAAAGTTGAACCAAATGAACCAGTATATGAAATGAAACGTGTACGCTTAGCAGATCAAGTGCCGATTGCGATTGAAACGGTCTATATGTCAGCACAGCTCATACCTAATTTGACGCAACAACAAATGGAACAACAATCACTATATCAGTATATAGAAAAACAATATGGAGTGAACATAGTGGATGGAGTGCAGACAATAGAATCAACCATTGCTTCAGAACAGGAAGTGATCTTTTTGAAAGTACCAGAAGGCGCACCAATATTACGCATGCAGCAACAAACCTTTTTGGAAGGCAAAACGCCTTTGGAATTTGTTATATCTTCTTATCGTGCTGATCGGTATAAATTTACGATTGAAATCAGAAGGACTTTTTAA
- a CDS encoding LysM peptidoglycan-binding domain-containing protein, which yields MIYVVQANDTLNEIAAKYGVTVQAIMEVNGITNQDYIVVGQKLYIPTIGVADTYIVQPGDTLNDIAAAYNVSVSDLIRLNNLQDPNMLYVGQMLKIPVPMEMETYVVQPGDSLYMISQKFGVPIIDLVEINNITEESYLYVGQILYIPKAQPAPEEPIAGTYVVQSGDTLNAISQRSGVSVEDLMAINNISDPNMLYVGQVLRVPVLPEPGVAYHIVKPRETIWRIARMYGIRARRLMRYNNIISPLDLYVGQVLLIPEAMTEPEPEPEPEPEPEPEPEEVYHTVLEGETFETIANQYGITARELADYNGMQVGTMPEPGTALKIPPASMS from the coding sequence ATGATTTATGTAGTACAGGCGAACGATACATTGAATGAAATCGCAGCAAAATATGGTGTTACCGTTCAAGCGATTATGGAAGTGAATGGAATTACAAATCAGGATTATATTGTTGTAGGTCAAAAGCTTTATATACCTACAATTGGTGTAGCAGATACCTATATTGTTCAACCGGGAGATACGCTAAATGATATTGCGGCTGCATATAATGTTTCAGTATCTGATCTTATTCGATTAAATAATCTTCAGGATCCCAATATGTTATATGTGGGTCAAATGCTGAAAATTCCAGTACCTATGGAAATGGAAACTTATGTAGTACAGCCAGGTGATTCATTATATATGATTTCTCAGAAATTTGGAGTACCTATTATTGACTTAGTTGAGATTAATAATATTACTGAAGAAAGTTACCTTTATGTAGGTCAGATACTGTACATTCCAAAGGCGCAACCAGCACCAGAAGAACCTATAGCGGGAACTTACGTTGTACAGTCTGGTGACACATTAAACGCGATTTCACAACGTTCAGGTGTTTCTGTGGAAGATTTGATGGCAATTAATAATATTTCAGATCCAAATATGCTTTATGTAGGTCAAGTATTACGAGTCCCTGTTCTTCCAGAGCCAGGTGTGGCGTACCATATCGTTAAACCAAGGGAGACGATTTGGAGAATTGCACGAATGTATGGTATTAGAGCAAGAAGATTGATGAGATATAACAATATTATTTCTCCTTTGGATTTATATGTAGGTCAAGTGCTCTTAATTCCGGAAGCTATGACAGAACCAGAGCCTGAACCAGAGCCTGAACCAGAGCCAGAGCCAGAACCGGAAGAAGTTTATCATACAGTTCTTGAAGGAGAAACATTTGAAACTATAGCAAATCAATATGGTATAACTGCTAGAGAGTTGGCAGATTACAATGGTATGCAGGTAGGAACTATGCCTGAACCTGGCACTGCTCTTAAAATTCCACCTGCTTCAATGTCCTAA
- the speB gene encoding agmatinase — protein MRLNEAYSGKVFINSSNDYENSRAIIYGMPMDFTVSFRPGSRFGPARIREASIGLEEYSPYLDRSIEDITYFDAGDLMLPFGNASRSLEMIGEYVGGLLQDDKFPLGLGGEHLVTWPVIREMYKKYPDLALIHIDAHADLRDHYEGEVLSHSTPVKKAVELMGGHNIYQYGIRSGSREEFKFGKKHVNFYPFEVLEPLKKSLPSLAGRPIYVTIDIDVLDPSAAPGTGTAEAGGITSKELIAAIHEISRSEANVVGADVVEVAPIYDPTEQTPIVASKLIREILLGFVK, from the coding sequence ATGCGTTTAAATGAAGCTTATTCTGGAAAAGTATTTATAAATAGTTCTAATGATTATGAGAATTCACGTGCAATCATCTATGGTATGCCCATGGATTTTACAGTAAGTTTTCGTCCTGGTTCACGTTTCGGTCCTGCAAGAATACGTGAGGCCTCGATTGGTTTGGAGGAGTACAGTCCTTATTTAGATCGGTCTATTGAAGACATTACTTATTTTGATGCAGGAGATTTAATGCTTCCATTCGGGAATGCTTCACGAAGCTTGGAGATGATTGGTGAGTATGTAGGAGGTTTACTGCAAGATGATAAGTTTCCACTAGGTTTAGGTGGGGAACATCTAGTCACCTGGCCAGTAATAAGAGAAATGTACAAAAAATACCCTGATCTTGCACTCATTCATATCGATGCACATGCAGATTTGCGTGATCATTACGAAGGGGAAGTACTTTCTCATTCAACACCAGTAAAAAAAGCAGTTGAGCTTATGGGAGGGCATAATATTTATCAGTATGGTATTCGCTCAGGAAGCCGAGAAGAATTTAAGTTCGGAAAAAAACATGTGAACTTCTATCCTTTTGAAGTATTAGAACCTTTGAAAAAAAGCTTGCCTAGTTTAGCAGGACGACCTATTTATGTCACTATTGATATTGATGTATTAGATCCTTCAGCAGCACCTGGAACCGGTACGGCTGAAGCGGGTGGCATTACTTCAAAAGAATTGATTGCAGCCATTCATGAAATTTCTCGATCAGAAGCAAACGTTGTTGGGGCGGATGTGGTAGAAGTAGCTCCAATTTATGATCCAACAGAGCAAACACCCATAGTTGCTTCAAAATTAATTCGTGAAATATTGTTAGGTTTTGTAAAATAA
- a CDS encoding YwhD family protein: protein MDFDKKKGKKNLSLNVVSNKEHKGFGAGMINLSQMSSMIIDGDKAYIDIGAMHAKSKVEKGIKFLTDKEEVPNGRKCWVAWVAVDRNEEGSYYAGVTVCEMLIDEEARRGWKILADHVNKMDKALKRKFILDGLDETEKTALRTALMENNQEWWENSPDELKDGLSELMN, encoded by the coding sequence ATGGATTTTGATAAAAAAAAGGGAAAAAAGAATTTATCTTTGAATGTAGTTAGCAATAAAGAGCATAAAGGTTTTGGAGCGGGGATGATTAATCTTAGCCAAATGTCGAGTATGATCATAGATGGGGATAAAGCTTATATAGATATTGGAGCTATGCATGCTAAAAGTAAGGTGGAAAAAGGAATTAAATTTCTAACAGATAAAGAGGAAGTACCTAATGGTAGGAAGTGTTGGGTTGCATGGGTGGCTGTTGATCGCAATGAAGAAGGCTCTTATTACGCAGGTGTTACGGTATGTGAAATGTTAATTGATGAAGAAGCAAGAAGAGGGTGGAAGATTCTCGCAGATCATGTAAATAAGATGGACAAAGCGCTTAAACGTAAATTTATTTTAGATGGTTTAGATGAGACGGAGAAAACAGCCCTGCGAACGGCTTTAATGGAAAATAATCAAGAGTGGTGGGAAAACTCACCAGATGAGCTTAAGGATGGATTAAGTGAACTAATGAATTGA